The genomic segment TCCTAAAGGGGCCTATAGCTCAGTTGGTTAGAGCGCATCGCTGATAACGATGAGGTCGCAAGTTCGATTCTTGCTAGGCCCACCAGGAACAAAAAATGGGGCATTAGCTCAGTTGGTAGAGCACCTGCTTTGCAAGCAGGATGTCAGGAGTTCGATTCTCCTATGCTCCACAGTTTCCCGGTTCACACCTTGTGTGAGCCGGGATTTTTGTTTATCTATGTCCTTTAAATAAGGGGTTAAGGGACAAAGGGCGTGCTTTTCCCTGGTCGATCCCGTTTCCTCTATTTTTAAGCTTTAGTGGCCTGAAACAGCGACGGAACACCTACCTCTGGGATATTCGACTGGGCTGCAGACCTTGACCTCTCCGCGCAATCTTTTAGTCCTAATATCGTGTAACCACCATTGGTATGTGCACATGCGTTTACAGATTCCCAAATACTTTTGATTTTTTCCCTGAGGGAAGTTGGTTCCAAGGCTTTATTTCATCGTTTTCCGGGTTTTCTCAGTCTTTCGAGATGTTTCAGATCGAATGGTTCTATGGTGGATAGTTTCATAATCTTTTGGAAAGCGTAAATATGAAGCTCTGGCTAGTTTATTGAGAACGTCGTACTCAAGAGCCGCTCCACCGTTTTTAGGGAAACAGCATGAGTTTTATACTTATTTACTTCACTAATTTGAGATGCCGGACGCGTCGGTGGTGTTGCCAAGAAAGCTCTAAAGTAAACCCCCAGTACAAAGCTACTGAATCAATAAAGAAGATCTGAGAAAGTTTGACTTGTCCCTTTGACCTGCGTTGACTTGAACAAATGAAGCTACCAAAACTCGCTGTAGCGTTAATTAGCGCAGCGCTATTGATTACTGGCTGTTCAGCCACCGGGGGAGCGCCACGCCCGTCAGAAGGGGCAACAGGTGGCGGAACCGTTGATACTCCTCGTTTAGTTGTTGCCATGGTCAGCCATGGAGCACCAGGCGATACTTTTTGGGATTTGGTCCGAAAAGGTGCTGAAGATGCAGCTCAAAAAGACAATATTGAGCTTCGTTATGCTTCACATCCAGAAATTCCAGATCAGTCCAATCTTGTGCAAAATGCCATCGATTCCAAGGTCGATGGCATCGCGATGACCATGCCTAATGCCAAAGCGCTTGGACCGGTGGCGCAAAAAGCTGCCGATGCTGGCATCCCAGTCGTCGGCCTTAACGCCGGCATGAACGAATACCAAGACTATGGAATGACTGGATTTTTCGGTCAAGATGAATCTGTAGCCGGCACTTATGCTGGTGAACGCCTCGCTGAAGAAGATGCACAAAAGGTGTTGTGTGTTATTCATGAGCAGGGAAACTCTTCGCAAGAAGCACGTTGCGGTGGTGTGTCTGAAGGATTAGGCAAGCCCGTGGAAACGCTTTATGTCAATGGCATGGATCTTACGTCTGTGAACTCCACGCTGCAGGCAAAGCTCGCGCAGGACCGAAACATTGACTGGGTTGTTGGCCTTCAAGCTGGAGTATCCATGGCCATTTCGGATGCTGCGGATGCTGCGAATTCAGAGGTAAAGATCGCTACTTTCGATACCAATGCTCAGCTCATGACCGCTATTCGTGATGACAAGATTCAATTCGCTATTGATCAGCAGCCATATTTGCAGGGCTACATGGCAGTAGATTCTTTGTGGTTAGCGCACCGCAATGGCACCACTGTTGGCGGTGGCCGTCCTGTTTATACAGGACCGGCCATTGTGGATAGCAGCAACGTGGATGTCATTGCTGATGCAGTTGGCGAGGGCCTGCGATGAGTAAACCGATCACCTCACAAGTGGCAAAGAGAGGGGAGGCGTCGACAAGCATGCTTGAGCGCGCCATCAAGCGCCCTGAACTGACCAGCCTGCTGGGCGCCGTGCTTGTTTTTACGTTGTTTATGGTGGTTGCGCCTGCGTTTAGGTCGTGGGACGCGATGGCGACGGTGCTGTACGCGAGTTCGACTATCGGCATCATGGCGGTGGCCGTGGGGCTGCTGATGATCGCCGATGAATTTGATCTTTCCACCGGTGTCGCCGTGACTACAGCGGCTCTGGCTGCGTCGATGTTTAGCTATAACCTGTGGCTCAATACCTGGGTTGGCGCGCTGATCGCTTTGGTAATTTCGCTGGCCATCGGCTTTTTTAATGGTTTTTTGGTAGTGAAGACCAAAATTGCGTCGTTCCTGATTACTCTCGCCACTTTCCTCATGCTGCAGGGTATTAATTTGGCTGTGACCAAGCTGGTTTCCGGAACCGTGGCCACTCCAACCATCGCCGATATGGAAGGTTTTGCTTCTGCACGCGCAGTATTTGCAAGCTCCATTTCGATTTTCGGCGTGAATATTCGCATCACTGTTTTTTGGTGGCTACTTTTTGTCGCAATTGGCACTTTCGTGTTGTTTAAGACCCGCTTCGGCAACTGGATTTTTGCCGTCGGCGGCGATGAAGAAGCAGCACGCGCGGTGGGCGTTCCAGTTCGTGGCGTCAAGATCGCCCTGTTTATGTTCGTCGGTTTCGCAGCTTGGTTTGTGGGCATGCATAACCTATTTTTGTTTGATTCCATTCAAGCCGGCCAAGGTGTGGGCAATGAATTCCTCTACATCATCGCAGCCGTCATCGGTGGCATCGCAATGACTGGTGGACGTGGAACTGTGGTGGGCACAATGATTGGTGCACTAATCTTTGGCATGACCAACCAAGGAATTGTTTATGCAGGTTGGAACCCAGATTGGTTCATGTTCTTCCTCGGCGGCACGCTGCTTCTCGCCGTGCTGCTCAACCACCGATTCGAACGCTTTAACAAGGAGCGATCATGACGGATCTGATTCAACTTCAAGAAGTATCCAAAAAATATGGTGCTTTTCAAGCTCTCGATAACATCAATTTGAGCGTGCGCGCCGGGGAAGTTACCTGCGTTCTCGGCGATAATGGTGCGGGAAAATCAACGTTGATCAAGATTTTGTCTGGCCTGCATCCGGCGACGTCCGGCGAGGTCATTGTGGCCGGCGAAACCGTAAAGTTTGGTTCTCCCCGCGATGCTCTCGATGCCGGAATTGCCACTGTGTATCAGGATTTAGCAGTGGTCGGGCAGATGAGCGTGTGGCGTAATTTCTTCCTGGGACAAGAATTAACTGGTCGTTTTGGCACCATGAAGCAGGAAGAAATGCGTCGGATTACCGATGCACAGCTCCGCGAAATGGGCATTGAATTGCGTGACGTCGATGTTCCAGTGGCATCTCTTTCCGGTGGTCAACGCCAGGTTGTGGCAATTGCTCGAGCTATCTATTTCGGTGCGCGTGTGCTGATTTTAGATGAACCAACAGCAGCTCTTGGCGTGAAACAATCCGGCATGGTGCTGCGCTTTATTGCAGCAGCACGCGACCGGGGGATTGGCGTTATTTTCATCACGCACAATCCCCACCATGCCTATCTGGTCGGCGATCATTTCATCCTGCTGCATTTAGGCAAGCAGGTGATGGATAAATCCCGCACAGAAGTCGAGCTTGAAGAGCTCACCCTCGCCATGTCCGGCGGCGGCGAGCTTGACTCTCTTAGCCACGAATTAAAGCGTTAAATTACTTCTTATCGCTCTGATCGCGCTGGGGTGCATTCTTCTTATCAAAATCAGCTTGAATAGCCTCAGCGTCAGAATTAGCTTCGGTTTCCACTGCTTCCGCAGCTTCTTCGGTTTCTTCTAGATCAGCGGCGATTTCCTCTGCAGCGCTGTCAATATTGATCTCCTCAGCGCGGATTTCTGCACCTTCTGGAGTTTCCGTGGAATACACCAATGCTGGCTCTACGACTGCCTCTTCAGCAACCTCAGGCTCATCCTTTTCCACGGTCTTCTTCAACTGCACCTCGACGCGTGGAGGCTGAGTACCTGGGGTGTCCTTCTTTGACTTGTTCAACACGGCGTAGGCAACGGCCACGATGCCGGAGGTAGCCAGGGCAGCTAGAGACAGGTTGCGCACCCAGTGCGACTCCTTCTTTCCTGTCGCTTTAGCAGCTGCCTTCGCAGCCCTATCTGCTTTTCGACGCGCCTTCCTGTTCAATTTCTTGCCAGATTTACGGGCGTCTTTCAGCGCCGTAGCACCTTGCTTTTCTGTCTCAGCAAGCGCCTTTTCCAGACGAGTACGGGCAGCCTTGGTAACATTTCCAGCCTTATCACGGGACTCGGAGTAGAACTCCTTCGCTGACTCCCGGGCAGTCTCTACAGCCTGCTCAGCTTTAGGTGCATACTCACCGGCTGCCTGCGACAATGCATCGTAGGTCTCAGAGACTTTGCGGTCACGGTAATCCGCGTAAGTTCCATAAGCTTTACGCGCGCCATCCACAGCCAACTTGATGTTGCCAATCGTGCTCATATTCAACTCTCCTGTAATCGGTGGTTCCTTCAATCCCCCACATTAGTTAAAGCATGGGACATGTGGTTGGCATTTCGCTCGATGTAGTTATGATGGGCGTTATGACTTCTAAGACCGCAACTGCGATTCTGCATACAAATCGTGGAGATATCACCATCGATCTCTTCGGCAACCACGCTCCTGAGACTGTCGCTAACTTCGTTGGCCTGGCACAGGGCACCAAAGAGTACAAGGCTGCAAACGCACAGGGCACCAATGAAGGCCCTTTCTACGACGGTTCAGTTTTCCACCGCGTGATTGATGGCTTCATGATCCAGGGTGGCGACCCAACCGGCACCGGCCGTGGCGGCCCTGGCTACATGTTCGCTGATGAATTCCACCCAGAACTGCGCTTCGACCGCGCATACCTGTTGGCAATGGCAAATGCAGGCCCAGGAACCAACGGTTCCCAGTTCTTCATCACCGTGACCCCAACCCCTCACCTGAACAATGCTCACACCATCTTCGGTGAGGTCACTGACGCAGAATCCAAGAAGATTGTGGATGCAATCGGAACCACTGCTACCGATTACTCTGACCGCCCAACCGAGGCAGTTGTCATTGAGTCTGTAGAGATCACCGCTTAAAGCACCACAAGCTCAACTATTCTTCAGGTCATACCGCATATGCCGGTATGACCTGATTTTTTATGCCTTAAATACTTGCCTTAAATACTTCTAAAAGAACTGCGGAAGACAACTACAGCTTATGAATTTAGAACGGATTTACCGCCAAGCACCGGCGAGCACTCTGATCTCTGCCGCTATCATCATTGTGTATGCAGGGACAGCGATACAGTCCAGATCTTTGACTAATAATCTTGGTTCAAGCAGCATCGGTGATGCCTGGATTTTATATGCTCCAGCGATGAATGATGGTTTTGGGCCTTTGCGTGCGCTCGGCGGAATGTTCCTGCACGTTGGTCCAGGACACATGCTGTTGAACCTTTTGCTGTTGTGGTTATTGGGCCGTGAGATTGAACGGGATTTTGGTTCTGGACTCTTTGCCTTGATGTATTTTGTCGGCGGTATTGGAGCCTCCGCAGCAGTTGTCTGGATGGATCCTTTTTCTCCTACCGCAGGAGCTTCTGGAGCTATCTATGCCATGATGGCTATTTTGGTGGGCCTTTTCCTCTTAAGAGGTGCCGATATCAAGGCTCCGCTTATTCTCATTGCCGTCAATATCGGGTATACCCTCATGGCTTCCAATGTGTCCTTGTGGGGACATTTAGGTGGGTTAATTACTGGAGCGCTCTTAATGTGGCCGGTGATTAGAGCAAAGACTCAGAAAACACAGTGGGTTATTTCTGTTGCGGGTTTGTGTTTAGTTAGTGGAGTACTTTTCCTGGGTCTTTCCTACAGTTAAAAGCTGCAGAAATGGCCAAGCATTCACCTCTGGTGCTTGGCTATTTTTATTTTTGTATCACATGGTGTTGATTTAGATACCCCTGTAAATTACAAAATTGTCATTTAAGTACTTTTAGCTGCGTAAAGAAGGTTTTCCACAGAGTGTGAGAATTACAAGAATTGAAACTCCACAAGCATAAAAAATTCCACACACATTTCTATCCACAAGACCTGGGGATAATGTGGATAACCCTAAAAGCCAAAAGTTATCCACAGCAGTTATCCACAATGTGGATAGTTACATTCTTGTAATTCACTAATTTTTCGAGCATCACTATTATCAAAACATGGCAGTACAGTGCAGTTTTATTAAAAATATCCGGCGTAATTAGATCCGAATTTATCCCGGTGGAAACTGTTCACAGAGTTATCCACAGGCTGTGAAATGGATCTCATGCAAAAGGAAACATGTTTTCAAGTCGGCCATCCACAGTTCAATCCACAGCTTGTGGATAACTCTTGAGTCAAGGGTGTGTGAATACCTATCCACAGTTACATGTGAGTAACTCACCGTGCCTGTGGATAACTTCCTCCATCTTCGAAATATGCCCCCGACCATCTATGGGCATTTGTGTTCGATTAGTTCGGGGGTAGTGAATTGTGAACTTCCGTATTTAAAGTTCCGAATTGGGCATAGATAAGTGGGTAAATTCCGAAGTGGGTAGAGTTGGGGGTATTGGATTTTCCGGCGGACTAATGCACAACTTGTATATACATGAAAAAACCGCCGTGTCAGAACACATAAGTTCTGACACAGCGGACTTCAGCTGCGGCGGTAGTGGAAACCGCGATTCTATATAAAAGAGCCTAAGGCTTTTAGCGCCAACCCATGGTCATGAGCAAGCCAATGATCAGCAAGCCAAAGCCAATGCCGTAGTTCCAAGCGCCCAAATCATTCATGAATGGAATTTGCTGGCCAACGAGGTAGTTGGCAATTAGCCAGACTAAACCGATGATCATGAAGGCAAACATGATCACCTTGTACCACATTGGAGTTCCGGCGGAATTAATCTTTACCGGGGTACGGTTTGCATTCGGGTTGCTTGAAACCGAAGCGACCTCGTTCTTAGTTATTCTTGCCTTTGGCATTGTTCACACCTTCATGTTGATTGTTGCAGGTAATTAAAATCGCTATGAACACCCAGCAACTGGTACTTATCTCGTTTGAGCTTAACGTATCAGTATTTGGGCTAGCTAGCTCACGGCTCTTGGATAAGTGCAGCGATATCGAATTCGAAAAGACGCACTGTTACTTGGGCATCCTTGCGGAATAATCCATCTGGAGATGGAGCTTGGTGTCCGATCTTATTTTGGTCCACAAGAGCGGCGGTATGGATGGGTGGCCCGACGATCAGGGCTTCATCGGGAGCAGTCCAGCCAGCTGCTCTGAGCGCATCAATTGCTTGTTTCGTATTCAATCGCGCAAGATCGGGAGCTTCAATGAGCATTCCATTGGAGACTTCCACCGTGATGTGCGACCCCTTGGGCAGTTCAGTACCTTGACCAGAAACTGAAAGGACTTCACCTTCCGGTTGCTCGCTATCCACATAAGACGCACTTGGAACAAAGCCCATCGAGATGAGGTTTTGCTCTGCCTGCGACCAATTCATGCCAGTGGCATTAGGGACACGAATATTTTCTGCTCCGGAAGATACCGTCAAAGACACTGAAGAGCCCACGACTACTTCTTGGCCAGCTGCTGGGTTTTGTTCAATCACATGCCCATCTTGGACAGTGTCTGAGTTTTCTTCCCGGACATTTTGGTTAAGCACTAAGCCTGCGTCTTCGAGCGTGCGTGCAGCATCCTCAAGGGGCATGCCAGAGACATCAGGAATAAGGATCATTTCCCGGCCGGTGGACACCGTAATTGTTACAGTGGCACCACTACGGATTTCTGAACCTGTGTTTGGACTGGTGCGAATAACTAGACCTTCGGCAATGTCTGCACTGGCTTCTTCAACGACGTTGACTAGGAATCCTTCTGCCTCAAGTTCTGCGATTGCTTCTTGTTGCGGCAGGCCTTCAATATTAGGAATTGTTCGGGTAGCTGAGGCTGCACTGTTAGTGACGTAGTCATAGGTAAATGCGCCGGCCACGCCGACTGCGCCCAGTGCCAGCACAATGGCAAGGGCTGTGAGGCCTTTAGATCCGCGCTTTTTTGGCTTGGGATCTGTAGTAGTCAAGGCGCTACCAGCGCCGGCTCCTGCCGCAGTTGCGCCTGCAGACGGAGCTACCTGGGTGGAGGTGCGCGTCGAAAAGCGTGTCTCTGGGACCGGCTCAGGAGTTTCTTCAGTTTCCACATGCGAGCGCGCTGCGTGGGACACCGCGTTGCGGGAAAGCCGTCCCAGATCAGCGGCCATTTCAGTAGCTTTTTGATAGCGATCAGCTGGGTGCTTTGCCATGGCGGTGAGCACAACAGCATCCACGTTTAACGCAGCAGTCGGCGTGAGATCCGCAATGAAATCCGACGGTGGAGTGGGATCTTCTTGGACGTGCTGATAAGCCACCGCGAAAGGAGATTCGCCTTCGAAAGGCGGTTTGCCCGTGACCAATTCATACATGACACAGCCGGTGGCATAAATATCCGAACGGGCATCGGCAGGTTTGCCGCGCGCCTGCTCGGGCGAAAGATACTGGGCGGTGCCAATAACCGCAGAAGTTTGCGTCATAGCAGACGTGGCATCATTGACCGCGCGGGCAATGCCAAAATCCATGACCTTCACGCCACCAGTATTGGTGATCATGATGTTGGCAGGTTTTACATCTCGGTGAATAATGCCTGCATCATGGGAAGCCTGCAGAGCTTCGCACACCGGAATGAGGGTGCTTGCCGCATCAACAGGTGTGAACACACCATCTTCGGAGACAATATCGCGCAGGTTTCGGCCGTGCACGCGTTCCATCACGATATAAGGAACAGAAATGCCGTCCCGATCGACTGCTCCAGTATCAAAAACTGCAACGATCGCAGGGTGGCTTAACCGTCCGGAATTTTGTGCTTCCCTGCGGAAACGTTCCCGGAAATTGGGGTCCTTAGCCAGGTCGGTGCGAAGCATCTTGACTGCGACCTCTCGGCCGATGAGCGTGTCGGTGGCCGCGAACACCTCGCTCATGCCACCGGAGCCAATATTGGCTCCCAGCTCATAGCGGTCAGCGATCACGAAGGTCACTGCGCTCCTCCTACTTCCAAAAGGTCATTTACTGCATCGATGAGGTCATCTGCCGGTGTACCAGTCTCATCTGGAACGCTAGCACTTGTCCTAGGTGTAGAGGTAGGTATTTGAGGCACAGTATAGGTGGATGATGTTTCCTCCGAAGTGGTTTCTGCGGAAGTTTCTTCTTCACTTGTCGTTGGATGAGGCGAAGTTGTTTCAGACGCACTGAAACTCGGCCGCGAAGCCGTCGTTGGTGGCACCCAAGAAGGGGTAGATGGTTCCACCGTCGGCGTGAAAGTTTTCGTAATCGTTTCCGGCGTCGTGGATTCTTCTGGGGAATTACTAAACAAAATACCGGTCGTGCCCGCATAAATCACCGCACCAATAATCACCGCAAGAAGTGCTGCAATAAAAAGCCCAATGCCAATGCCAGAACCCTTATTCGGGGCGACTTCTTGGGTGATCGTGACAGGCCGAGCTACTTTGCCCAGCATCGCCGTCGATTCGCTTGGCGACGGCGCCTCCGCCTGCGCCATCATCGCGCTCGTGCGCGGTTGCGGCGGGCGCTTGCCGAGGCGAACAGCAGAAACTGCCAACGCCATTTCATTGCCATCAGGGAAACGACGACCCGGATCCTTGCGCAATGCAATGCCAATGAGTTCACGGGTTTGCGCCGTGATACTGGTGGGCATCTGCGGTGGAGCCTGATTGATATGGGCAATGGCCACCGAAACAGAGGAATCACCGCTGAATGGGCGTCGGCCAGCCATCATTTCATAGCCCACGACACCTAGTGAATAGATATCAGAAGCTGAGGTGACTTCTTTGCCCTGTGCCTGCTCCGGGGAGACATATTGGGCAGTTCCTACCACCATGCCAGTGCGCGTTAACGGCACTGCAGCAGCAGCTTTTGCGATACCGAAATCCGTAATTTTCACAATGCCATTGGCCGTGATCAACATGTTTCCGGGCTTGATATCGCGGTGCACCATATTCATCCGGTGAATCACCGCCAACCCATGGGCTGCCTGTTCCAGCACATCAAGTGCAAGTTCTTCAGACAAGCCACCTTCACGTTCCAACAGATCAGCTAATGATTCACCGCGGATGAATTCCATAACGATGAAACAAAAAGTATGCCCTGCAGGATCTGGCACCTCGCGGTAATCGAAGGTGGCCACCACATGCTCAGAATTAATATTCTCAGCAGCTTGAGCCTCATTGCGGAAACGGCTCAAAAACTCCCGGTTATCGGAGAATTCAGGGCGCAGTACTTTGATGGCAACTTCACGATCATGCACCACATCATCTGCCAGCCATACGGTCGACATGCCTCCGTGGCCGATGATCCATTGCAACCGGTAATCAGCACCGATGAGTTCTTGGAGT from the Corynebacterium crudilactis genome contains:
- a CDS encoding substrate-binding domain-containing protein, whose translation is MKLPKLAVALISAALLITGCSATGGAPRPSEGATGGGTVDTPRLVVAMVSHGAPGDTFWDLVRKGAEDAAQKDNIELRYASHPEIPDQSNLVQNAIDSKVDGIAMTMPNAKALGPVAQKAADAGIPVVGLNAGMNEYQDYGMTGFFGQDESVAGTYAGERLAEEDAQKVLCVIHEQGNSSQEARCGGVSEGLGKPVETLYVNGMDLTSVNSTLQAKLAQDRNIDWVVGLQAGVSMAISDAADAANSEVKIATFDTNAQLMTAIRDDKIQFAIDQQPYLQGYMAVDSLWLAHRNGTTVGGGRPVYTGPAIVDSSNVDVIADAVGEGLR
- a CDS encoding ABC transporter permease, which produces MLERAIKRPELTSLLGAVLVFTLFMVVAPAFRSWDAMATVLYASSTIGIMAVAVGLLMIADEFDLSTGVAVTTAALAASMFSYNLWLNTWVGALIALVISLAIGFFNGFLVVKTKIASFLITLATFLMLQGINLAVTKLVSGTVATPTIADMEGFASARAVFASSISIFGVNIRITVFWWLLFVAIGTFVLFKTRFGNWIFAVGGDEEAARAVGVPVRGVKIALFMFVGFAAWFVGMHNLFLFDSIQAGQGVGNEFLYIIAAVIGGIAMTGGRGTVVGTMIGALIFGMTNQGIVYAGWNPDWFMFFLGGTLLLAVLLNHRFERFNKERS
- a CDS encoding ATP-binding cassette domain-containing protein, with translation MTDLIQLQEVSKKYGAFQALDNINLSVRAGEVTCVLGDNGAGKSTLIKILSGLHPATSGEVIVAGETVKFGSPRDALDAGIATVYQDLAVVGQMSVWRNFFLGQELTGRFGTMKQEEMRRITDAQLREMGIELRDVDVPVASLSGGQRQVVAIARAIYFGARVLILDEPTAALGVKQSGMVLRFIAAARDRGIGVIFITHNPHHAYLVGDHFILLHLGKQVMDKSRTEVELEELTLAMSGGGELDSLSHELKR
- a CDS encoding peptidylprolyl isomerase, which encodes MTSKTATAILHTNRGDITIDLFGNHAPETVANFVGLAQGTKEYKAANAQGTNEGPFYDGSVFHRVIDGFMIQGGDPTGTGRGGPGYMFADEFHPELRFDRAYLLAMANAGPGTNGSQFFITVTPTPHLNNAHTIFGEVTDAESKKIVDAIGTTATDYSDRPTEAVVIESVEITA
- a CDS encoding rhomboid family intramembrane serine protease, whose protein sequence is MNLERIYRQAPASTLISAAIIIVYAGTAIQSRSLTNNLGSSSIGDAWILYAPAMNDGFGPLRALGGMFLHVGPGHMLLNLLLLWLLGREIERDFGSGLFALMYFVGGIGASAAVVWMDPFSPTAGASGAIYAMMAILVGLFLLRGADIKAPLILIAVNIGYTLMASNVSLWGHLGGLITGALLMWPVIRAKTQKTQWVISVAGLCLVSGVLFLGLSYS
- the crgA gene encoding cell division protein CrgA, with protein sequence MPKARITKNEVASVSSNPNANRTPVKINSAGTPMWYKVIMFAFMIIGLVWLIANYLVGQQIPFMNDLGAWNYGIGFGLLIIGLLMTMGWR
- the pknB gene encoding Stk1 family PASTA domain-containing Ser/Thr kinase; the protein is MTFVIADRYELGANIGSGGMSEVFAATDTLIGREVAVKMLRTDLAKDPNFRERFRREAQNSGRLSHPAIVAVFDTGAVDRDGISVPYIVMERVHGRNLRDIVSEDGVFTPVDAASTLIPVCEALQASHDAGIIHRDVKPANIMITNTGGVKVMDFGIARAVNDATSAMTQTSAVIGTAQYLSPEQARGKPADARSDIYATGCVMYELVTGKPPFEGESPFAVAYQHVQEDPTPPSDFIADLTPTAALNVDAVVLTAMAKHPADRYQKATEMAADLGRLSRNAVSHAARSHVETEETPEPVPETRFSTRTSTQVAPSAGATAAGAGAGSALTTTDPKPKKRGSKGLTALAIVLALGAVGVAGAFTYDYVTNSAASATRTIPNIEGLPQQEAIAELEAEGFLVNVVEEASADIAEGLVIRTSPNTGSEIRSGATVTITVSTGREMILIPDVSGMPLEDAARTLEDAGLVLNQNVREENSDTVQDGHVIEQNPAAGQEVVVGSSVSLTVSSGAENIRVPNATGMNWSQAEQNLISMGFVPSASYVDSEQPEGEVLSVSGQGTELPKGSHITVEVSNGMLIEAPDLARLNTKQAIDALRAAGWTAPDEALIVGPPIHTAALVDQNKIGHQAPSPDGLFRKDAQVTVRLFEFDIAALIQEP
- a CDS encoding serine/threonine-protein kinase, producing MSQEDITGKDRLQELIGADYRLQWIIGHGGMSTVWLADDVVHDREVAIKVLRPEFSDNREFLSRFRNEAQAAENINSEHVVATFDYREVPDPAGHTFCFIVMEFIRGESLADLLEREGGLSEELALDVLEQAAHGLAVIHRMNMVHRDIKPGNMLITANGIVKITDFGIAKAAAAVPLTRTGMVVGTAQYVSPEQAQGKEVTSASDIYSLGVVGYEMMAGRRPFSGDSSVSVAIAHINQAPPQMPTSITAQTRELIGIALRKDPGRRFPDGNEMALAVSAVRLGKRPPQPRTSAMMAQAEAPSPSESTAMLGKVARPVTITQEVAPNKGSGIGIGLFIAALLAVIIGAVIYAGTTGILFSNSPEESTTPETITKTFTPTVEPSTPSWVPPTTASRPSFSASETTSPHPTTSEEETSAETTSEETSSTYTVPQIPTSTPRTSASVPDETGTPADDLIDAVNDLLEVGGAQ